The Chroococcidiopsis sp. SAG 2025 genomic sequence AGCTGGTCGAACAAGTTGCTGAAGCGTCTGAAATCAATCCAGCACGGGTCAGTTTGGTCAACCATTTCGGTCAGCAAGACTTGAATCTTCAGCAGATTGCCATGCTACTTTTAACTGAGGTGAAATCAGGTGGCATGATGGGGCGATTATATGTTGAATCCTTGTCTCAAGCATTAATCATCCATCTCTTGCGGCATTATTCTGAGGATGCAACCATCATTGCACCTGAGAATAGAAGCTTAACTCATATCCAGTTGCAGCAAGCGATCGACTACATTCACACTCATCTCAGTCGAGATTTGTCACTGGCTGAACTGGCAAATGTCGTGAATATCACCCCCACTTACTTTGCCAATTTGTTTAAACAAGCAATCGGAATCTCGCCGCATCAGTATGTGATTCAACAGCGAGTGGAACAGGCAAAAGTGATGCTGTCGAAGACGGACTTGGCGATCGCAGATATCGCCCTGCAAGTCGGCTTCTCCAGCCAAAGTCATTTGACCCAACAGTTTAAACGAATTACTGGAATGACACCAAAGCAGGTTCGCTAACACCATAAGAATCTGACAAATTATTGACAAATCATTGTAAGAATCTGAAAGAAGTTGAGCGTTGGCACTCATTACACTCAAGTTAGATCGGTCGAGAATCGAATGCAGCTTGCACCAGACGTACAACATGATTGGCAAGCGATCGCAGTAAACAGGTAAAACGCCAATAGTAAGCAAAGGTGCGCTCAATTGTGTATTCCATTCACTCATTCATTGCCATATGAAAACTAAAGAATCAACCATTGTTTCTGACCAAGAACGCGCTTCTAATTCTATGATGACATCACAGGTACTTTTCGCTGGAGGAGCGGGCTTCGTGGGGCGCACTGCCATCAGGTGGTTCCGCCAGAGGCACCCCAGCGTTCGAGTGCTCGTCGGCGGACGAAATCTGCAAGCGGCAGGTGAAGTCGCCCAAGAGGTGGGTGCTGCCGAAGCAGTTGCCATAGATCTCGATAAGCCCCGCTTGGGACTCAGTGACGACGTTACCGTCGCTGCTGTAGTCATGTTAGCTCCCGAAGCTGGACTCAAAGGTCTGAGCTACGCGCAGGACTTGGGTATTCCTTACCTGAACATTAACGCTGCCGTCACCGAAATCGGACCCGAATTGGCACTGTTCGCGCATCGTGCGACCGCCGCACCCGTTGTGCTCGCCAGTCACTGGATGGCAGGTGCGGCCACTTTGCTGGCACTCAATAGTGCCAAAGGCTTCGAGAGCGTCCGATCTATCAGGCTCGGCGCAATCGTCGATGAGCAAGATCCAGTCGGCCCAGCGGCGATCGAAGATATGGAGCGGGTACACGGGGCTGCTCCCGCCGCACTGGTATTCGAGGGTGGGCGGCGCGTCTGGCTGTCCGGCGATGCCGTAAAGGGCAAGATCGAATCAGTCGATGGTCGATCGCTCAATGCCACCGCATTTTCCACGTTCGATACCGTGAGTCTCTACGCCGCCACTGGAGCACCGGATATCCGCTTCGACCTGGTGAATGGTGAATCGTCCAGCCGCTGCCGGGGCGGTGCGGCGGGAACCGAGATCGTCGTCGAGATCGAGGGTAAGGCTGATGGTCGAACGAAGCGATCGCGATCAATGCTGGAATTCAAGCATGGCACAGCCTCACTCACGGGGCTGAGTGTCGTGCTTTTGCTCTCGTCGGTATTGGGACTGGGCGACCGCGATCCTGCCCGCCCTGGGCTTTACCTACCCGAACTAATCTCAGATAGCAAATGGTTCCTGGATGAACTCCGCAGTGGGGGAGCGACTATCTCCGAAGACTATAAGTAACCTCTGCGACACGGG encodes the following:
- a CDS encoding AraC family transcriptional regulator translates to MTNTLLKPSELNQRLQRTLTLSSLQMGWNGILVEQHDYTPTPGKIEEIKLPALSDHWLILPMGHPTYLSQKSDYRWYESIFQEGDSLLVPSEQLSYWCCPGSEAVQTELNIHLQPKLVEQVAEASEINPARVSLVNHFGQQDLNLQQIAMLLLTEVKSGGMMGRLYVESLSQALIIHLLRHYSEDATIIAPENRSLTHIQLQQAIDYIHTHLSRDLSLAELANVVNITPTYFANLFKQAIGISPHQYVIQQRVEQAKVMLSKTDLAIADIALQVGFSSQSHLTQQFKRITGMTPKQVR